The Vitis vinifera cultivar Pinot Noir 40024 chromosome 1, ASM3070453v1 DNA segment gcttttatttattttttattattttctaaaattatttctattctatcaaaaaaattccatatatttgaagtaaattttttgtttgatgatatttcatcacatggactagatgaagaagcacttgtcatattataattattgataaaatattatgccaaaaataataaagtaataaatataaaaaaaaatataacaaaaaaataaagtagtaggggtgaagtatgttactcaattagagaaccgatgcagaaattcctagcaaatttgaactcttggagCCACCAATGCTTATTTTGCACCACCAAtaatattgtataatttgagggaaaaataaaagaatttgaaatattgtagaatgtgagagaaatagagagagaaatagagagaatttgatgaaaaaatgaaaaggaagaacatgtatttataggaaggttttttaaaaaaaaaaaaaaaattggccatgtgaccgttggaggcTTAGccccaacggtcacatgactcacatgggcAGCTGGCTGGagctccaacggtcacatgaccgttggagcctttaattttttttaaaaaaataatatactttatttttatatatatataattaactcAATTATTAAGCACAAAATGaatgtagctcagttggttagagtCTTGATATGAAAGCATGAAGGGAGGGGTTCAAATCCCCCCCTCtccctttctttctttaaaagccattttgacttatttaaaaaagcccacGGCCGGGCCCGCCCAGCCCGCGGGCCTAACATTTTTCCATGGCCCGGCCCGAGCTAGGCTTACGGCCTGGCCCGGCCCGAGCTAGGCTTACGGCctggcccggcccggcccgcccgttggagacccttagagatgtatatggaaaaaaaaacataaacaatattcccaaaaaatatcctaaaatgaataaaagcaaacttttttaatatttgatttccaaatattatgaaaatcaaatattttggaGCATGACCTAAGTTTGTGGGTAACATATGAGTTTAATTTTGGATGGCATATGCAACCAAATATGCATAGTTTTTCCAAATTTGGTGGTGTGGACCCATAATTTTCACATGCGTCCTCACTTGATGGCAAAACACGTTTTagtgaaaaactatttttgtaaaaattggaGTCGatgcttatttttatttttattttaaaaggaaaataagataagaaataaaaccttaaaaaaaattactctttatttagaaaaatgtcTTTAAAAACCAAGTCTATAAattcgggggtcaagttacctatttGAAAAGTATTATAAGATTGTATCCTTCTAAACCCTAAATAAATATCTCAATTAATCAAGTTGACataatcatgacaattgatttgtaaaCCATGTAAACcaagaacaaaaataatgcaAAGATGATAATAACAAAAGTCTAGCAAAATACTACTCACATAAGATATGCATATCAAGTGAAATCAAGTATATAAGAAAATGGAAGGAATGTACCTCAATCGTAATCCAAAGCACTTCCATAAAACAATAGGATTAGTTCAACAAGTATAACATAACAAATATCTTATAATACACATAACATGTATttcactaaaataaaaaatcaaggaagTGATGAAGACATAATAAGATGTAatcagaaataaaaatatataaaaataagacatACATGTTCATGGaattaagtaaataaagaaTAGAGGAAACATATCTTGATAGCATATAAAATGCTTACATAGAACCAAAAGAATTAGCTTAATGAATAGAATAATGAATGCAATAATACGGGCAAAGTCTCATTTTACATACATTCAAATCcaatataaaaagtaaaggaatgaaataagataaaataatatacaataatcaaattaaaattttgagcatatattcattcaaatattaatttcaaataatatgTCAAAAGAGGGATGGAGATGTAAAAGAGAATTCATCTAGCATTTATAATATATCTACAATGTACGACAAAAGTCAAAGCAATTAAAAGCATGTTTAAGAAAGCTAAATTatcaacaacaaacaaaacTTTCAGTAACATGACAAACTAGAGGTAGCCCGAATTATTTAATTAGGTGTCTATCAATACTAGATTAATTCACAATAAGGACACTATATAGAATAAGAGGCATACAATCATAGAGACTTgcaaaataaatcctaaaaaaaatttgagaaaatgaatttcatcatcaaaaaaaattagacaacATCTCCTATGTGTCTAGATTATAGCCCAAAAgaccaaattatttaattaggtCTCAATCAATACTAGATTAGTTTACAATAAAGTTATCGTATCAAATAATCAACATACAACGAGAATAGAGACTTgcaaaataaatcctaaaaaaaatatctagaaaATGACTGCTATTTATAtggagattgaaaaaaaaaggactcTTATTTACATGAAAATTGTGACATCCTATAATTatacaaattcaaatttccaaCAATTTCATGATTTTGTAGGATTTTGCTCCATAATTTCAGCCCTTGGTTTGCAAACTATTTATCTTTGTTATTAGTCAAATTTGGATGACTAACTAACTTGAACAGGATTGAGGGAAAATTTAGGATTAGCATTAgtgaaattaattttctagTTTGAGGTAGAAAGCATGTTtaacataataatataaatttaaaataataaaaaaattatacctcaatttttttttaaattgatttttaacaTCATTAcctttttaatgtaattttctaaaaaaaaaatttattagtgtCATTActattttcacattaaaaaaaaaaaaaacattaagggtatgtttgattttaggaaattttgaaggaaaatgtgagggaaaaaaaatagagttagaggaaaagtggaaggaaagaaaaaaattaaaaataaattcaaaattaataaattatttgtatatgttttttcaaactcatttcatttaatttcctccattatataaagattaaataattttaaaatatataaatttctaactaattttaattatatttaattttctttaaaaaaatttatagtaaaaccaaatatgagaaaatcatttttttttgcattttttttctttccttggtatttttccaaaaccaaatataacctaagtAATCCAAATGCATTATTAAtgatgaattttaatttaaaattagaaacaatTAACCTCTAAGAGGAAAACATAGAatcaaaataaggaaaatagaCAATTAtgagaagaaaattttaaaactctaaCATAGGTTTAGGTTCATCCTTAAGATCTTCCCAAACCAAGAAATACAATATCACGCCTTTCATTCTAAGGAGACATGCGAATTGTGTCATTGTTGATTCTTTTCATGCTTTTCCCCAAAATCCTCATAAACCTTCATAAGGAAAATGGAGAACATATTAGccgaaaaattaaataattgttataaaatatgatattttattggATTATGAAATCTTATGGATAATCATTCattgatgtatatctctttaTGATCAACTCCTTATAAAATGgagatacctctaatgaaaatttatttcgtTGTTTTCTCTACATTTCATTTAGGATTTCTATttatctctcttcttttcttttctcattcttttattttacaacaataatcaaataattagAGTAAGGGTTTTTTAATTTGCTAAATACACACAAATTAATCTATAAAAAGAAGTTAAAGAATTGAACAATGACAATTATAGTAGAAAggagaatttgaaaaattaattctttgggtttaaataataaacttatatggAACAATTctccttaaaaagaaaattggcAGGCCCTTTCGTGTATAAGCGAACCTAATGGTGGGATCTTTTatagattttataatttttagttgtaGCTAGGATATGGCTTTAATGGTGCCCAAGGTGTCCATCGGCGCCAATGGCCGAGCCATGCCCGTTATTGGGATGGGCACTGCATCATTGTCGCCGGAGGCCATGCTCGAAGCTATTAGAATTGGCTACCGCCACTTCGACACTGCTTTCGTGTACGGCTCGGAGCAGCCTCTTGGCGAAGCAATTGCCCAAGCCCTGCACCTAGGGCTCATCAAATCCAGGGACGAGCTATTCATCACTTCGAAGCTCTGGTGCACCTCTGCCGAGAAAGACCTTGTCGTGCCCGCCATCAAGAAAAGCCTCGGGTAAAATTTCTCCCAAAACACACACAAATACAGAAACCTCCAACTTTTGATGCCATATATGCCACTGGAATAGAGTGGAAATCAAGGAATGTTCTAACGGTTTCCTGATCATCATAAAACCTTTTTATCTGTGGGTGGTGTAATGTAGGAATCTTCAACTGGAATACCTTGATCTGTTTCTGATACACTGGCCGCTGAGGCTGAGCAAAGAAATGCGCCAAATACCAGTTCCAAAAGAAGATCTTCTTCCGATTGA contains these protein-coding regions:
- the LOC109121461 gene encoding D-galacturonate reductase-like, which translates into the protein MALMVPKVSIGANGRAMPVIGMGTASLSPEAMLEAIRIGYRHFDTAFVYGSEQPLGEAIAQALHLGLIKSRDELFITSKLWCTSAEKDLVVPAIKKSLGNLQLEYLDLFLIHWPLRLSKEMRQIPVPKEDLLPIDIKSLWEGMEE